The Halorubrum salinarum genome segment TCACGACCGCTCGCGACCGGTCACGGACGCCCGGCCCGCGAGCCGGTCCGAACTTCCGCTGGCGTCGTCGCCCGCCGCCCCCTCAGCGGCGTCGCCCCGCGCTCCCGCCGGGCGGACCGCGAACCCGAGGCGCTCGTAGAACCCCCGCAGGTCGGCGTCGAACGTCGCGGTGACGGCCGCGACCGCGGGGTCAGACGCGCCCCGGTCGAGCGCGGCCGCGACGAGCGCGGCGCCGATCCCTTCCCCTCGGCGCGCCCGCCTGACCGCGACGGCGTCGACGTGGAGTCGGTCCGGGTCGGGTCGCACGGCGACCAGCGCGCCGACGACTCCGCCGGTCCGGGCGGAGCGGGCGACGAGCGCGTCGCCCGCGTCGATCCGGTCGTCGACGGTCGCCGCGTCGGTCGAGAGCATCGCGGCGTCGAGGACCCGGAGGACGTCGAGGCGGTCGCCGGGCGTCGCCGGCTCGACGGTCACGTCCGCGGGCGGGTCGGGGCGGGCCTCCTCGGCGGTCACGGCGGGGCGCTCGCGCCCGTCCCGCCCTTGATCAGCCGCAGGACCCGCACCTCCGGGGCGTCGACGACGCGGTCGCCCGGGACCGGCGAGCCGTCGACCAGCGCGGACGCCTCCTGCGGGTGGTAGCCCGCCTCGCGGATCAGGTCGTCGTACGTCGCGTCGGCAGCGAGGCTGTACTCGGCGGTCCCCTCGCCGACGACCTCGACGGTCACGTCCATGGGCGCGGTAGCGGGCGCGGCGGCGTCAATCGCACGGTTCCGGCGGCTCGGCTCAGCCGTCGGCCGGCTCGCGGACGTTCCACGTGTAGAGGAACCACGCGACCGCGGCGCCGACGGCGACCGCCGCCAGCGCGCCGGGCCGCGGGACCGCGCCGGTCCACGCGTCGACGACGAGGAGGCCGGTCGCGGCCGCGGCGACGACGAGCACGCGCGCCGCGTCGCGGGCGAGCGCCGCCTCGCGCTCTGGCGGTAGGTCGCCGTCGTAGCCGGCGATCAGGTCGGCCGCGTCGCCGCGGCGGATCGCCCACGCGAGAAGGAGACAGAACCCGCTGACGTGGCCGATCAGGACGGTTTCGACGATCGCCATGGTTGCTCTCGGTCGCGTCGGCCGCGGCTCAGCCGTCCAGCTCCTCGCGGAGCAGGCCGTTCACCTGGCCGGGGTCGGCGCTGCCGCCGGTCGCCTGCATCACCTGCCCGACGAGGAAGTTGATCGCGCCCTCGTCGCCGTCGTGGTAGTCAGCGACCGCGTCGGGGTTCTCGTCGATGGCGGCCGCGACCGCGGCCTCGACCTCGCCGCTCTCGGCCTTGCCGAGGTCCTCGCGCTCGATGATCGTCTCGGGGTCGTCGCCCTCGTCGAGCATCTCGCGGAGGACGGTCTCCTCGGCGTTCTTCACGGTCAGCTCGTCGGCGGCGACGAGCTCGATCAGGCGCGTGAACTCGTCGAGCCGGCCCTCGACGTCGGTGATCGCCATCTCGCGGTAGTTGAGCTCGCCGAGTAAGTTGTCGGCGACCCACGTCGCCGCGAGGTCGGGGTCGAACTCGCTGGCCACGTCCTCGAAGAAGTCCGCGACCGCCTTCGTGGAGGTGAGCTTCGAGGCCGCCTCGCGGTCGAGCCCGTACTCGTCGCGGAAGCGCTCGCGGCGGGCGTCGGGGAGCTCCGGGATCGCGATCTGCTCTTTCCAGTCGGCCACCTCCAGCGCGGGGAGGTCGCCCTCGCGGAAGTAGCGGTAGTCCTTCTCGGCCTCCTTCGAGCGCATGCCGACGGTGACGCCGCGGTCCTCGTCCCAGTGGCGGGTCTCCTGTTCGATCTCGCGGCCGCGGCGGAGGACGTTCTCCTGGCGGGTGACCTCGTAGGCGAGCGCCTGCTCCGCGCCCTTGTGGCTGGAGATGTTCTTCACCTCGGCGCGGTTCACGTCGTCGAGCGCGTCCGCGTCGATCGTCCCGTCGTCGGCGACGTGTTCGGCGGGGACTAAGGAGACGTTGGCGTCGACGCGCAGGCTCCCGTCGCGGCCGGGGTCGAACACGCCGAGGTACTCCAAGACCTCCTCCAGCTTCGCGAGGAACGCCCGCGTCTCGGCCGGCGAGCGGAAGTCCGGCTCCGTGACGATCTCCATGAGGGGAGTGCCGGCGCGGTTGTAGTTGACGAGGGTGTGGCTCGCCGACTCGATGGAGCCGCCGGCGTGCTGGAGGCTGCCGGGGTCCTCTTCGAGGTGCGCGCGGGTGATCCCGATGGTGCGCGGGTCGCCGTCGACGCGGACCTCCAGTTCGCCCTCGGCGCAGATCGGCGCGTCGTACTGGGTGAGCTGGAAGTTCTTCGGGAGGTCGGGGTAGTAGTAGTTCTTCCGGTGGAACGTGGTCGTCTCGGGGATGTCGGCGTCGATCGCCTTCCCGACCTTCACGGCGGCCTCGACGGCGGCCTCGTTGAGGACGGGGAGCGCGCCCGGCAGCCCGAGGCAGGTCGGGCAGGTGCGCGTGTTCGGCGCCTCGTCCTCGGCGGGCTCCGTCGAGCAGCCGCAGAAGATCTTCGTGTCGGTCTCGAGCTGGACGTGGACCTCCAGCCCGATCACGACTGTCCGGTCCGCCGTCGCGGCCTGCGTGCTCATTACCGGAGCGTTGTGAGCGGGCCGCCTAAATCGTGTCGGGACCGTCGCCGCCGACGCGGACCGGTCGGCCGCGGTCGCGACGCCGCGAGGCACCGCCGCTATCGATTCCGAAAACGCGGAGGGAACGATTATGTGGGGGACGTTCGTAGCAGAGCCGATGACCGACGCGACGAGCCGGGAGGGTACCGAGCCGAACGGGGGCGGCGAGTCGACCGTCTCCCCGGCCCGGCGACGAGAGGCGAGAGGGCCGCGGCCGAGATGACGGCCGCCGACCGCCCCCGCCGCGGACGACCGCGACGCACGCCCCCAACAGATGCCCGGTGAGTCGACCCTTCACCTCGGGGAGCCGGTCGACGCCGCGTGGGGGGCCCTCCCGGAGGGGACCCGGACGGTCCCGCACGGCGGCCGGGAGAGCGACGGCGACGGCGTCGGGTGCCCGGACGCGGTGATCGTCCGGCTGCGCGACGGGGCGGCGGGCGAGCGCGGCCGCGCCGTGCGGGACCGCCTGCGGGCGGTCCGCGACCGCTACCCCGACGCGACGACGCTCGCGTACACCGTCGAAGACGACCCGGACGCGGCGATCGACGCGAGCCGGATCGGGGTCGAGTACGCCTCCGGGCGCCGGCTGGCGGCCGACGGCGAGACGCTCGCGGACCGCCTCGGCGCCGGGAGCGAGGACCGTCGACCCGACGACACGCTGCGTCGGGAGCGCGAGGCCGCCCTGGAACCGTTCATTCGGATCGTCTCGGACCGGACCACCGACCTCGACGAGAAGCTCGACGAGCTGTTGGCGCTGGGCCGCGACCGGCTCGACCTCTCCATCGGCTACTCCTCGCGGGTCGAGGGCGACCGCATCGAACTCCGACAGTACAGCGACGGGACCGGGACGGTGGCGTCGCTCGCCGAGGACGCGCTCGACGACGACGGGACGCTGCCGCTGGACCTGACCTACTGCAAGCGGACGGTCCGGAGCGACGACGTGGTCGCGTTCACCGACCCCGAGGCCGCGGGCCTCGGCGACGACCCGTCCTACGAGGCGTTCGGCTTCGGCAGCTACGTCGGCGGCCGTGTCGTCGTCGACGGCGAGACGTTCGGGACGCTCTGTTTCCTCGACCCGGAGCGACGCGACCGACCGTTCGACGAGCGCGAGCGGCTGTTCGTCGAGCTGCTCGCAGACTGGCTGGGGCGGGCGCTCGAACGGCGGGTCGCCCGCGAGGAGCGCGAGGCGGCCGTCGACCGATTCGAGGAGACCCTCGAACGGATCGACGACGCCTTCTTCGCGCTCGACGACGACTGGCGGTTCACCTACGTCAACGAGCGGGCCGCGGCGCTGTTAGAGCGCGAGCCGGACGAGCTGCTCGGCGCCGACGTCTGGGCGGAGTTCCCGGCGGCGATAGGCGAGGAGTACGAGACGAACTACCGGCGGGCGATGGAGACGCAGGAGTCCGTCTCCTTCGAGAGCTACTACGAGCCGCTGGACCTGTGGACCGAGGTGACCGCGTATCCCTCGCCCGACGGGCTCTCCGTGTTCTTCGCGGACATCACGGACCGGAAGCGCCGCGAGCGGATCCTCGAACGGCTCCTCGGCACCGTGGAGGGCATCCAGCGGGCCGACGGGAGGGAGGCCGTCGCGGACCGGCTGATCGAGGCCGCCGACGAGGTGCTGGGCTACGAGATCAGCGGCGTGCGGCTGTACGACGCCGACGCGGACCGGCTCCGGCTGGTCGCGACGAGCGACGGGGTCGGCGACCGGTTCGCCGACAGCCGCGGGCCGCGTCGTCCCGGCGAGGGGTTCACCGGCGGGGTGTTCGAGGCGGGCGACCCGCGGGTGATGGACGACATCGAGGCGCTCGGCGACGGGCGCTCGTACCACGGGATGCGCTCCGTCGCGGCGGTCCCGCTCGGCGCTCACGGCGTGGTCATCGTCGGCGCCGTCGAACCGGACGCCTTCGGCGAGGACGACGTCGCCGTGCTCGAACTGCTGGCGACGAACGCGGTCGCGGCGATGGACGCCGCGGACCGCCGCCGCCGGCTCCGGACCTACGAGGACGCGCTGAAGAACGTCGACGACATGGTGTGCGTGCTCGACGGCGACGGCGCCGTCACGTACGCCACCGCGCCGTTCGTCGCGTGGTTCGGGGCCGACGACCGCGACGAGGTCGTCGGGGAGCGGCTCGACGCGCTCGTCGACGCGGCCGACGCGCCGCTGGTGGCCGACGCGGTCGGGGCGCTCACCGACTCGACGGCCGACGCCGGCGGGGGTCCCGAGCCGGCCCGGACGATCGAACTGACCGCCGAGCGCGAGGGCGACCCGCGGCCGCGGCACGGCCAGTTGCGGCTGTCGCGGCTCTCCGACCACGGGGGCGGCGTCGTCGGGTCGCTGAGCGACACGACGGACCTCCGGCGGACGCAGACCGAGCTGTCGACGGAGCGTGACCGCTTCCGGCGGCTGTTCGACCGGATCCCCGACCCGGTGATGGAGGTCGTCTTGGAGGACGACGAGACGGTGATAGACGGGGTCAACCCCGCGTTCGAGCAGCAGTTCGGCGCGGACGAGGCGTCGCTCCGCGGCCGGACGATCGGCGCGTTGGACATCCAGGACGACCGGCTGGGGGACAGCGATCGCGGCGGCGACGAGGAGGCGGACCTCGACGCGATGGTCCGCGAGCGCGGGTTCGCGACGCGCGAGGTCCGCCGGCAGACCGTGGACGGCCCGCGGGAGTTCCTCTTCCGCGGGTTCAGCTACGAGACGGAGGGGACCCGTCGGGCGTTCGGGATCTACACGGACATCACCGACCGGAAGCGCCGCGAGCGGTACGTGCGGATCGTCAACCGGATCCTCAGACACAACGTCCGGAACGAGCTGAACGTCGTGTTCGGCTTCGCCGGCGAGATCGCCGACCGCAGCGACGACGAGCAGGTCAGCGACTTCGCGGAGCGGATCGAGGCCACGGGCAAGCGGCTGGCGGGCGTCGCCGACGGCGCCACCACGCTCCGCCGCGTCGTGGAGGAGGGGTACGTGACCGACCCGGACGCGGTCGACGTGGCCGAGGTCGTCGAGGCGGTCGCGTCGAAGCACGCGGCCGAGCGGCCCGACGCGCGGATCACCACCGACGTGCCGGCTGGGACCGCGGTGCGGGGCGACGACCGCCTCTCGGTCGCGGTCGACCACCTCGTGGAGAACGCCGTCGAGCACGGCGGGGACGCCCCGCGCGTCGCGGTGACCGCCGAGCGCGACCCGGACGACGGCGTCGTGGCAGTGCGCGTCGCCGACGACGGCCCCGGGATCGCGGCCGCGGTCCGGGACGTGATCACCGGCGACAGCGAGGTGACGCAGCTACAGCACAACACCGGCGTCGGGCTGTGGATCGCCGCCTGGGTCGTGGAGGCGTACGGCGGCGAGATCCGGTTCGGCCCCGGGCTCGACGGCGAGGGGACGACGGTGACGCTCGTGCTCCCGGCGGCGGAGCGGAGCGGTCCCGGGCTCGACGGCGGGGACGAGCGGTAGCCGCCCTCCGCGTTCCGACCCGTTTATTGTCGGCGGCGGTCCGTCTCCGTGTATGACCGACGACGACCGACGACGCGAGCTGATCGCCGCGCTCACCGCGGCCGACGCCGTCCGGTTCGGCGAGTTCGAGCTGTCCCACGGCGGCACGAGCGACTACTACGTCGACAAGTACCTCTTCGAGACCGACCCGGACGCCCTGACGCTCGTCGCCGAGGCGTTCGCCGACCGGCTCGCCGAGACGGACGCGAAGCTGGCGGGCGTCGCGCTCGGCGCGGTCCCGCTGGTGGCCGTCACGGCCGCGGAGCTCGGCCGCCCGTACGTCATCGCGCGCAAGCAGGCGAAGGAGTACGGGACGGGCAACCGGATCGAGGGCCGGCTCGACGACGGCGAAGAGGTCGTCGTGATCGAGGACATCGCCACGACGGGGCAGTCCGCGGTCGACGCGGTGGAGGCGCTCCGCGAGGCGGGCGCGACCGTGGACCGCGTGCTGGTCGTCGTCGACCGCGAGGAGGGCGCCGCGGAGCTGCTCGAAGAACACGACGCGGAGCTGGAGTCGCTGCTCACGGCGACGGAGCTGCTGGCGGAGCGGGACGCGGAGTAACCTAGGCGCCGCGGCGCCGAGGCGCCTCAGGCCTCCGGCGGCTCGACCGTCGGCACCGCGACGCGGTCGAGCACGTCGGCGATCACGTCGCGCTCGTCGACGTCGTTGACGGCGGCGTCGGGCGTCAACACGAGCCGGTGGGCGAGCGTCGGCTCCGCGACCCGCTTCACGTCGTCCGGCGTGACGAACTCGCGGCCGGCGAGGACGGCGGCCGCGCGGGCGGTCTCGAAGAGCCGCTGGGTGCCGCGGGGGGAGACGCCAGCCTCGACGCGGCGGTCCTCGCGGGTCGCCCGCGCGAGCGCCGCCGCGTAGCGCAGCAGGTCGTCCTCGACGCGGACCGACTCGGGGACCTCCCGCAGCGCCGCCACGGCGTCGGGGTCGAGCACGCGGTCGACGGTCGGCGACTGCTCGACGCGCCCGGCGCGGCGCCGGAGCAGCTCCAGCTCGCCGTCCTCGTCGGGGTAGCCGATGGAGGTCTTGATCGTGAAGCGGTCGAGCTGGGCCTCCGGCAGCGGGAACGCGCCCTCGCTCTCGACCGGGTTCTGGGTCGCGATGACGTAGAACGGGCTCGGCAGCTCGTGGGTGTCGCCGTCGACGGTCACCTGGCCCTCCTCCATCGCCTCCAGCAGCGCCGCCTGCGTCTTCGGCGGTGCGCGGTTGATCTCGTCGGCGAGGACGACGTTCGCGAAGATCGGCCCCGGCGAGAACGAGAAGGAGCCGTCGCGCTCGTCGAACACGTTGGTGCCGGTGACGTCGGCCGGGAGGAGGTCGGGGGTGAACTGGATCCGGGAGAACTCCAGGCCGAGCGCGGTCGCGAACGAGCGCGCAGAGAGGGTCTTGCCGGTGCCGGGCACGTCCTCCAGGAGGACGTGGCCGCGGGCGAGGATGCCGAGCGTGACGCGGTCGAGGAACTCGCGGTCGGCGACGACGGCGCCGCCGACCTCGTCGACGACGCGGGAGCAGGCGTCGGCCGCTTCGGGGACGTCCATACCGACCGCACGGGAGCCGGGCCGAAAAGCGTTGCCGGAACCGGAGACCGCGGGGGGACGGGGACGCCAGGACCCCGGCGCGGTCGGCGGCGATCGGGGCACCGCGCCGCGGGCGCGATCGAAACGCATAACAGCGGAACCGGCCAACCGGAGAGTGAGCCGAGGTAGCCTAGCCTGGCCAAGGCGGTAGATTCGAAATCTACTGTCCATTCGGACACCGGAGTTCAAATCTCCGCCTCGGCGCTTCTCTCAGCCCAATTCGGCGAGCGACGGCGCCGTCACCTCAGAACCGAGCGGGACCGAGCGACCGCGCTACGCGGTCTCCGTCGACCGCGCTACGCGATCAGCGCCGCCGCGAGGAACATTCCGCCGGCGGCCGCGGGCGGGATGGTGAGGTTGTCGTCGACGGCGACGCCGCGGATGAGCGGCGGGAGTCCGTCGGCGATCGCGGCGGGGATCGCGCCGGCGAGCGCGACGATCACGCCGGGGTCGGGCCCGAACTCGGGGATCGCGTACGGGACGGCGATCCCGAAGCAGACGAACACCATCGCCGCCACCACCGAGAGGCGCTTCGGCTCCGTCGCCGCGTTCTCGCCGAGGCCGCCGCTTATCGGGTCGCCGACCGAGAGCATCCACATCGCGGGCACGGCGAACACCGGCGCGAAGAGGAACGCGGTGCCCGCCATGCTCACCTGGTACAGCGCGTAGCCGGCGACGCTGTCGGACTCGTACTCCCTGACCAAGGCGTCGTACAGCGGGTCGAGCGGGCCGACCGACCCCGAGAGTCGGAGCGTTTCGAGGACGGCCGCGACGGCGACGCTCACGAGGAGCAGCCGGCCGGTCGTCCGCCACGAGATCCAGCCCAGCAGGTACGGGACCGGGTAGAGGGTGCCGCTCGCGTGGACCAGCCGCCGCTCGAACTCCACGCGCTCGCGCCACGCCGCGGCCGGGAGCGTCACGCCCTCAGTTCCCCGCGGTCTCGATGTCGGTGTCGACCGCGTCGTACCGGTCCGCGACAGCGGCGAACGGCTCGCCCTCGCGCAGCGCGGTCAGCTCGTTGGCGAGGTCCGCGACGGGGATCCGGACCTGCGCCGCGGAGTCGCGCTCGCGGAGCGTGACGGTGTCGGGGCCGTCGCCCTCGATGCCGTCGCGGTCGACCGTGACGCAGAACGGCGTGCCGACCTCGTCCTGCCGCCGGTACCGGCGGCCGATCGAGCCGGAGTCGTCGTACGCGACCGCGAGCCCCGCCGCGCGGAGGTCGGCCGCGACCTCGTCGGCGAGCGCCGTGAGGCGGTCGTCGTTGGTGACGAGTGGGAAGACCGCGGCGTCCTGCGGCGCGACCTCGGGCGCTAAGGAGAGGTACGTCCGCTCCTCCCCGTCGACCTCGTCGGTCTCGTAGGCGTGCGCGAGCAGCGTCTGGACGGTCCGCCCGACGCCGAACGACGGCTCGACGACGTGGGGCGTGATGTGCTCGCCGCTCTCGGTCACCTCCTCGACCGAGAAGTCCGCGACGTCGGCGTCGACCTCGCGCGGTTCGCCGTCCACGTCGACGGTCACCGTCTCGCCGTCGAAGGCGTCGGGGTCGCGCTCGGCGAGCGCCTCCAGCGCCTCGGCGACCGCGGCGGCGTCGCCGCCGAACTCGGGCCCCAGCACGGACATGTCGGGGTCGACCGTCGCGCGCTCGACCGTCTTCGGCTCGTCGTAGCGCTTGAAGACGGTGAACGCGTCGTCGCCGTACTCGTCGTGCTTCGAGAGGTCGTAGTCGCCGCGGTACGCGAAGCCGGCGATCTCGATCCAGTCGCCGTCGACCTCGCTCTCCGCGTCCCAGCAGTCGGCCGCGTAGTGGGCGCGCTCGCCCGCGAGGTGCTGGCGGAACCGGAAGCGGTCGAGGTCGACGCCGACGCGCTCGTACCACTCCTGGGCGACGCCGAGGTAGTAGCCGACCCACGGGGAGCCGATGACGCCCTCGTCGACCGCCTCGCCGACCGTCGTGTCGAGGTAGTCGCCGTCGTCCGCCTCCTGCTCGCTTGCCGGGTACAGCCGGACCTCCACGTCGCGGACGCGGTCGAGCGGCGGCTCGTCCTCCTCGGGGTCGATGAACTGCTCTAACTCGGCCTGCGTGAACTCGCGGAGCCGGAGGAGCCCGCCGCGCGGCGAGATCTCGTTGCGGTAGGCGGGGCCGATCTGGGTGATGCCGAACGGGAGGTTCCCGCGGGCGTACTCCTTCAGCCGCGGGAACTCGACGAAGATCCCCTGCGCGGTCTCCGGGCGGAGGTAGCCGGGCTGGGCGTCGCCGGGACCGATGTCGGTCGCGAACATGAGGTTGAACGCCTCGACCGGCTGGCCGGCGAGCTCGGTGCCGCAGGCCGGGCAGGCGATGCCGGCGTCGGCGATCAGCTCGGCGACCTCCTCGCCGGGGAGCGCCTCGGCGTCCTCGACGTCGGTGGCGTCCTCGACGAGGTGGTCGGCGCGGTGGGACTCGCCGCACTCGGGGCACTCGACGAGCATGTCGTCGAACCCCTCCAGGTGGCCGGAGGCCTCGAAGACGGCCTCTGGCATCACCGTCGGCGCCTCGATCTCGCGGTTCCCCTCGCGGATGGTGAACCGGTCGCGCCACGCGTCCTCGACGTTCCGCTTGAGGGCGGCGCCCTGCGGGCCAAACGTGTAGAAGCCGGCGGTGCCGCCGTACGCGCCGTTCGAGCCGAAGAAGAACCCGCGGCGCTTCGCGAGTTCGGCGAGCGCGTCCGCGGCCATCTACAGCCCCTCCAGCAGGTCCACGTCCCGGACGATCCCGTCGAGGTCCGTGCCGGAGACGAGCGGGACCTGCTCGATGTCGTTGCTGATGAGCTCCTGGGCGACCTCCCGGGCCGTCCGCGTGGCGTTGACCGTGATCAGGTCCTCGGTCATGAAGTGGCGGACCGCCTCGGCCGGGATCTCGACGTTCCGGGTGGGGAGGTAGCGCGCGCCGGTCGCCTTGATCCCCTCCCAGGACCACTCGGAGTCCTCCTCGGCGATCGAGTCGCCGGTGCTCGCCTCCCCCTCGACCACGCGGGCGACCTCGAGGATGTCGACCTCGGTGAGCATCCCCGCGACCGCGGCCTCGTCGTCGAGGACGACCGCGTACGGGACCCCGGAGAGCCCGATCTCGCGCTCGGCGACCGGCAGCGGCGTGCCGGCGTGGGTCGCGTTGACCGCGCGCGTCGCGAGCTCGCCGACCTGGGTCTCCCCGTCGACCTCGCCGCGGGCGATCGCCCGCACCACGTCGGTGACGGTGAGGATGCCGACGAGCTCGTCGCCGTCGACGACGGGGAGGCGCCGGGACTCCTCCGCGACCATCGTCCGGGCGGCCTCGACCATGTCGTCGTCGGCCGCGACGGTCGGCACCTCGCGCATCAGCAGCGCGAGCTGGTCCTCGTCCGGCTGCTCGATCAGGTCGTCGCGCGTGACGAGCCCGCGGTACACCTCGTCGCCGTCGACGTCTTTCACGACCGGCACCGATGAGAAGCCGTGCTCCTGGATGTACTCCAACACGTCGTTGCGGCTCCCGGGGATCTCGACGACGACGAGCTCCGACCGGGGCGTCATGGCGTCTGCGACGTTCATGCCCGTCATTCAGCGTGACACCTCTTGTATACTGCGAAGGTGGGCGGAGACGGACCGCGTGGCGCACAGCGGAAAGGCCGGCCGCGCGGAGACGCGCAGAGCCGGAATCCCGGCGCGGAAGCCCCCGGCGCGGGAGCCCCCGGTGAGCCGATGAGAAACTCGACACGTTCGAGCACATCGTCGGCCGAGGGGCCGGGTATCGGGAGATACGTCGGCCGGCGGTCCCGGGAAACTCGGATCTGACGGCGGATTCCGGTCGGGTTCGCAACTCTTATACGTACTGTGAACTATTCACAACCATGTCACGGAGTTCCACTCCTTGGGACGACCCGGACCCCGACCGCCGTCGGACGGCGCTGCCGACGGACCCGGCGCTCGACGCCGCCGAGGCGCCGGACGTGATGGCGTCCATCGACTCCTCGTCGTCGCGACCGGAGCTCGTCATCGCGGACGTCTCGCGGGAGGACGCGTGGGTGTCGGTCGACGAGACCGACGCGACCGTCCTCGAAGAGTGGTGTTGAGCGCGTAGCGGCCGCGGACGCCGCCGGCGCCGGACCCTTTTCGCAGTTCGTCTACCCCTACCGGAGCCCCCGCGCCGCCTCCCAGCCGCGGATCAGCGACCCGACGGTCCGGCACGTCGGAACCGCCACGGCGTGACGCTCCGCTCGGTCGGCGATCGCCCCGTAGACGGCGTCGACCTCGGTCCGGCGGCCGTTCGCCACGTCCTCGCACATCGACGACCGGTTCGCGGCGGTGCGATCGGCGACGCGCTCGACGGCCGCGACCGCCCGGTCGTCGGCGAGGTCGACCCCGACCGCCCGGGCCGTCGCGGCCGTCTCGCGGGCGGCCTCGCGGGCGACCTCGCCCGCCGGGCCGTCCAGCGTCGGCCCGTTCTCGGTCCGCGCGAGCGCGGAGGGGCCGTTGATCCCGGCGTTGACCGCGAGCTTCTCGAAGCGGCGGACCGGCATGTCCTCGGCGACGACCGCCTCGATCCCGGCCGCCTCGAAGGCCGCGCCGACCCGCGCGGCCGCCGGGCTCGGGCCCCCGGAGAGCGCGCCGACCACCACCTCGCCGACGCCGGTACAGGTGACCCGGCCCGGCTCCGCGAACCGGGCGCCGTAGGTCGCGGTGCCGGCGAGGACCGTCGCGTCGAGCGCGGCGACCAGTCGCTCCTCGGTGAGCCCGTTCTGGAGCGAGCAGACCGCCTCGTACTCCCCCGTGGCGAGCGCCCGGGCGGCCGCGTCGGTGTCGTACGCCTTCGTCGTGACGAGGGCGAGGTCGGCGGCGCGGTGCCGCCCGTCGGTGAGCGCGCGAGGGGCGACGCGGGCGTCGATCTCGCCGTCGATCCGGAGGCCGTCCTCCCGGATCGTCCGCATGTGCGGGTCGCGGCCGACGAGCGTCACGTCGTGTTCGCGCGCCAGCAGCCCGCCCACGAGGCTCCCGAGCGCGCCGGCGCCGTAGACGAGCACCTCCATACCGACGGCGACGGGCGCCGGCTGAATAGTGGTGACGGTGGGGCGGGTCGGTGCCGACCGCGCCGTCCGCCTCAGCCCTTCAGCCCGCTGCCGGTCAGCGGCACGACCACGTCCTCGTCGGGATCGATCTCCCCGCGGTCGCGGAGGGTCCGCAGCGCGGCGGGCGCGACCGCGCAGGTCGGCTCCGTGTAGAACCCGGCGGCGTGGAGCCGGTCGAGTTCGCGGGTCGCGGCCGCCTCGGTGACCGCGACCGCGTCGCCGTCCGTCGCGTCGACGGCAGACAGGATCTCGCGGTCCCGGACCGGCTCGGCGATCTGGATCCCGTCGGCCGCGGCGTTGACGACGCCCTCCGGATCGGCGGCATCCGGGCCGTGGAGCGCCCGGACGATGGGCGCGACGCCGGCCGCCTGCGCGCCGTAGAGCCGGGGGACGGAGTCGGTCCAGCCGGCCCGTTCGAGCCGCCGGAACCCGCGGTAGGCGCCGAGGAACAGCGTCCCGTGGCCGAGCGGCGTCACGACCGCGTCGGGGGCGTCCCAGCCGCTCTGGTACGCGATCTCGTACGCGACCGTGGCGGTTCCCTCGAAGAACGCCGGGTTCCAGGCGTGGCTGGCGTACCAGGCCGGGTCGTCGTCCCCGTCGGCGGCCGGGCCGCCGGCGTCGCCCGCGGGGTCGTCTCCGCTTCCGTCGAGCGCCGCGACGCACGCCTCGGTCACGTCCCGCCGACTCCCCTCGATCCGGACCGGCTCGGCGCCGGCGCGACGGATCGCCGCGAGCTTCGACTCCTTCGCGTCGGCGGGGACGTAGATCTCGGCCGCCATTCCGGCGCGGGCGGCGTAGGTCGCGACCGCGGCGCCGGCGTTGCCGGAGGAGTCCTCGACGACGCGCTCGACGCCCAGCTCGCGGGCCCGCGTCAGCGTCGTCGTCGCGCCGCGGTCCTTGAACGAGCCGGTCGGGAAGACGTACTCCAGCTTGAACGACGCGTTCCACGGCGCGGCGTCGCCGCCGTCCGCGTTCTCCGCGGATCCGCGGCCCCGGTCGGCGTCGACGAGCGGCGTCAGCCCCTCGCCCAGCGTCACCCGGTCAGCGGGGTCGTCGCCGACGGCGAGGAAGCCGTC includes the following:
- a CDS encoding pyridoxal-phosphate dependent enzyme produces the protein MGSPDGSSGGVRALRCPDCGETYRDRWRCRCGAPLDFAEPPVPDGPAPDPQSFDARDGLWAFDGFLAVGDDPADRVTLGEGLTPLVDADRGRGSAENADGGDAAPWNASFKLEYVFPTGSFKDRGATTTLTRARELGVERVVEDSSGNAGAAVATYAARAGMAAEIYVPADAKESKLAAIRRAGAEPVRIEGSRRDVTEACVAALDGSGDDPAGDAGGPAADGDDDPAWYASHAWNPAFFEGTATVAYEIAYQSGWDAPDAVVTPLGHGTLFLGAYRGFRRLERAGWTDSVPRLYGAQAAGVAPIVRALHGPDAADPEGVVNAAADGIQIAEPVRDREILSAVDATDGDAVAVTEAAATRELDRLHAAGFYTEPTCAVAPAALRTLRDRGEIDPDEDVVVPLTGSGLKG